One segment of Gordonia terrae DNA contains the following:
- a CDS encoding sugar porter family MFS transporter, with the protein MTDAQREVAEQHTAKVIGVTVAAAVGGFLFGFDSSVVNGAVDSIEADFGLGKLMTGFAVAIALLGCALGAWFAGRLADVWGRKRVMLLGSALFIISAIGTGFTQTIPDLLLWRVLGGIGIGIASVIAPAYISEIAPARYRGALASMQQLAITLGIFAALLSDALLADSAGSASSDFWWGLEAWRWMFLVGVVPAIVYGVLALLIPESPRYLVGRNRDAEAARILQEVTGEENPLERVKEIKLTVKREAKSSIKDITGPSFGLHPLVWVGIWLAIFQQFVGINAIFYYSTTLWQSVGFSEADSFKTSVITAVINVAMTFVAILFVDRIGRRKLLLGGSVGMFIGLLMACIAFTQQIGEGENITLPDPWGVVALIGANLFVVAFAATWGPVMWVMLGEMFPNRIRGVALGVCTAVNWVANFTISMLFPPMTEAVGLGIIYGFFAFCAAASFFYVLRKVEETKGMELEQMDSVAEARLSQFTAVRAAKDKA; encoded by the coding sequence ATGACCGACGCGCAGCGCGAAGTCGCCGAACAGCACACGGCGAAGGTCATCGGGGTCACGGTCGCCGCCGCGGTCGGCGGATTCCTGTTCGGTTTCGACAGTTCGGTCGTCAACGGCGCGGTCGACTCGATCGAGGCGGACTTCGGACTCGGCAAGCTCATGACCGGCTTCGCCGTCGCGATCGCGTTGCTGGGCTGCGCGCTCGGCGCGTGGTTTGCCGGCCGGTTGGCCGACGTCTGGGGCCGCAAGCGCGTGATGTTGCTCGGCTCGGCGCTTTTCATCATCTCCGCGATCGGGACCGGCTTCACCCAGACGATCCCCGACCTGCTCCTGTGGCGCGTCCTCGGCGGCATCGGCATCGGCATCGCGTCCGTCATCGCACCCGCCTACATCTCCGAGATCGCCCCGGCCCGGTATCGCGGGGCGCTCGCCTCGATGCAGCAGCTGGCCATCACACTCGGTATCTTCGCGGCACTGCTGTCCGACGCCCTGCTCGCCGACAGTGCCGGCAGCGCCTCGAGCGACTTCTGGTGGGGACTGGAGGCGTGGCGGTGGATGTTCCTGGTCGGCGTCGTGCCCGCGATCGTCTACGGCGTCCTGGCCCTGCTGATCCCTGAGTCGCCGCGATACCTGGTGGGCCGCAACCGCGACGCCGAGGCGGCGCGGATCCTGCAGGAGGTCACCGGCGAGGAGAACCCGCTCGAACGGGTAAAAGAGATCAAGCTGACGGTCAAGCGTGAGGCGAAGTCGTCGATCAAGGACATCACCGGGCCCTCGTTCGGCCTCCACCCGCTCGTCTGGGTGGGTATCTGGCTGGCCATCTTCCAGCAATTCGTCGGCATCAACGCGATCTTCTACTATTCGACGACGCTCTGGCAGTCGGTCGGTTTCTCCGAGGCCGACTCCTTCAAGACGTCGGTGATCACCGCCGTCATCAACGTCGCGATGACCTTCGTGGCCATCCTGTTCGTCGACCGCATCGGACGCCGGAAGCTGTTGCTCGGCGGATCGGTGGGCATGTTCATCGGCCTGCTCATGGCGTGTATCGCGTTCACCCAGCAGATCGGTGAGGGCGAGAACATCACGCTTCCCGACCCCTGGGGCGTGGTGGCGCTGATCGGCGCCAACCTGTTCGTGGTCGCGTTCGCCGCGACCTGGGGCCCGGTGATGTGGGTGATGCTCGGTGAGATGTTCCCCAACCGAATCCGCGGTGTCGCGCTGGGCGTCTGTACCGCGGTGAACTGGGTCGCCAATTTCACCATCTCGATGCTCTTCCCGCCGATGACGGAGGCCGTGGGACTGGGGATCATCTACGGCTTCTTCGCCTTCTGCGCCGCGGCGTCGTTCTTCTACGTGCTCCGCAAGGTGGAGGAGACGAAGGGAATGGAGCTCGAGCAGATGGACTCGGTGGCAGAGGCGAGACTTTCGCAGTTCACCGCGGTCCGCGCGGCGAAGGACAAGGCCTGA
- a CDS encoding sensor domain-containing protein yields the protein MARPSDAAVAERYRLLLELSPDAIAVHQDGLIVYVNSAALAFARVEDRNAMLGRSIAEFVHPDELPQMIERIIGMGDEAGASTTPEEVVMVDAQGVARPMEVTSVRTVWHDLPAYQVILRDITAQKAVESALRRQAALLDHVSNAVIAVDDQMTVRSWNPAAEQMYGRGAADAIGRNLDEVVGAHVDPHAAVSLGGTVDELHRRSDNGRSFLAHTSVTTMDDGFLVVAEPTRRPLIERLGTILAALHQAVIVVREDGDIELANPAAGTMLGPEAIPGASVHQVPLDFVGDESPISRCLRTREAVTDTTATITTPTGERWLSCSCRPIDDDGTDVVVLVSFVDITDRYRERTQLAWEAVHDPLTGLYNRSGIIRELESHMARLEAEHDACCVAIFYIDLDNFKLVNDSLGHAVGDEVLHAVAQRLAAATPDEAAVGRIGGDEFVLVATLGIACSAEEIEQQIDDIRGTVYEPITVSTRSEPLKVEASIGVATVKAGDEYTATDLLRDADIALYQARKASRARYVRFQTQHREELQRRQRIEEELRRVLDTDTEQLEIHYQPIVSTGDGTLVGLESLLRWRHPELGSISPTEFIPLAEGSNLIDRVGNYVLETATAEVAAIPELRRVMLCINVSRRELTNGQFPERLRDTMTRSGMDPTAFCLEITESALDPLDGDLLTLLGNVRELGTQVSLDDFGTGASSLSEFYRLPVSVLKTAKSFVDALEEHPSAKSILAGIVTMAHAAGMRVVAEGVETESQAAIVAEVGCDLAQGYHYGRPAPLAEVIASGVRIQANPGVWETA from the coding sequence ATGGCCCGTCCCAGCGACGCCGCGGTCGCCGAACGCTATCGCCTTCTCCTCGAGCTGAGCCCGGACGCCATCGCGGTCCACCAGGACGGTCTGATCGTCTATGTGAACTCCGCCGCGCTCGCATTCGCGCGCGTCGAGGACCGCAACGCGATGCTCGGTCGTTCGATCGCCGAATTCGTCCATCCCGACGAACTGCCGCAGATGATCGAGCGGATCATCGGGATGGGCGACGAGGCCGGTGCCTCGACCACACCCGAAGAGGTCGTGATGGTCGACGCGCAGGGCGTCGCCCGCCCCATGGAGGTGACCTCGGTCCGCACGGTCTGGCACGACCTGCCCGCCTATCAGGTGATCCTGCGCGACATCACCGCACAGAAAGCCGTCGAATCCGCGCTGCGTCGACAGGCGGCGCTGTTGGATCACGTGAGCAACGCGGTGATCGCGGTCGACGACCAGATGACGGTGCGCTCGTGGAATCCGGCCGCGGAACAGATGTACGGCAGGGGAGCGGCCGACGCGATAGGACGGAATCTCGACGAGGTCGTCGGAGCGCACGTCGACCCGCATGCGGCGGTCTCGCTGGGCGGCACCGTCGATGAGCTCCACCGCCGTTCCGACAACGGGCGATCATTTCTCGCCCACACGTCGGTGACGACCATGGACGACGGCTTTCTCGTCGTCGCCGAGCCGACCCGTCGCCCCCTGATCGAACGGCTGGGAACAATCCTCGCTGCACTCCATCAGGCGGTGATCGTCGTTCGGGAGGACGGCGACATCGAACTCGCCAACCCGGCAGCCGGAACCATGCTCGGTCCCGAGGCGATCCCCGGCGCCAGTGTCCACCAGGTGCCGCTCGACTTCGTCGGTGACGAATCACCGATATCGCGCTGCCTGCGCACCCGTGAAGCGGTCACCGACACGACCGCGACGATCACCACGCCGACCGGCGAACGCTGGCTGTCGTGCAGTTGCCGCCCGATCGACGACGACGGCACCGACGTGGTCGTCCTGGTGTCCTTCGTCGACATCACCGATCGCTACCGGGAGCGCACCCAGCTCGCGTGGGAGGCCGTGCACGACCCGTTGACCGGTCTGTACAACCGATCCGGCATCATCCGCGAGCTCGAATCCCACATGGCCCGGCTCGAGGCGGAGCACGACGCCTGCTGCGTCGCGATCTTCTACATCGACCTCGACAACTTCAAGCTCGTCAACGACTCGCTCGGCCATGCCGTGGGTGACGAGGTGTTGCACGCCGTCGCACAACGATTGGCTGCGGCGACGCCCGACGAGGCGGCGGTGGGCCGGATCGGCGGCGACGAGTTCGTCCTCGTCGCGACCCTCGGTATCGCCTGTTCCGCCGAGGAGATCGAGCAGCAGATCGACGATATCCGCGGCACGGTCTACGAGCCGATCACGGTCAGTACCCGCAGCGAACCGCTCAAGGTCGAGGCGAGTATCGGTGTCGCCACGGTGAAAGCCGGTGACGAGTACACCGCCACCGACCTGCTGCGCGACGCCGACATCGCCCTCTACCAGGCCCGCAAGGCTTCTCGCGCACGCTACGTCCGGTTCCAGACGCAGCACCGCGAAGAACTCCAGCGTCGCCAACGCATCGAGGAAGAGCTCCGACGCGTCCTCGACACCGACACCGAGCAGCTGGAGATCCACTACCAACCCATCGTGTCGACCGGCGACGGCACCCTCGTGGGCCTGGAGAGTCTGTTGCGGTGGCGTCACCCGGAGTTGGGATCCATCTCACCGACCGAGTTCATCCCGCTCGCAGAAGGATCCAATCTCATCGACCGAGTGGGAAACTACGTCCTGGAGACCGCCACCGCCGAGGTGGCCGCCATTCCCGAACTGCGTCGGGTGATGTTGTGCATCAACGTCTCCCGGCGAGAACTCACCAACGGTCAGTTCCCCGAACGGCTCCGGGACACGATGACCCGGTCCGGGATGGACCCCACCGCGTTCTGCCTGGAGATCACCGAAAGCGCGCTCGACCCGCTCGACGGGGACCTGCTGACCCTCTTGGGCAACGTGCGCGAGCTCGGAACACAGGTGTCACTCGACGATTTCGGCACCGGAGCGTCGTCGCTCAGTGAGTTCTACCGCCTTCCGGTGAGCGTGCTGAAGACCGCCAAGTCCTTCGTCGACGCCCTCGAGGAGCACCCCAGTGCGAAGTCGATCCTCGCCGGCATCGTGACGATGGCCCACGCCGCCGGGATGCGGGTGGTCGCCGAGGGAGTCGAGACGGAGTCGCAGGCCGCCATCGTCGCCGAGGTGGGGTGCGACCTCGCGCAGGGGTATCACTACGGCCGCCCCGCCCCGCTGGCGGAGGTGATCGCGTCCGGAGTCCGGATCCAGGCGAATCCCGGTGTCTGGGAGACCGCCTGA